A portion of the Micromonospora tarapacensis genome contains these proteins:
- a CDS encoding YncE family protein has translation MTKATISRRTLLTTLAGAGAAALAGCDPTGAPAAGGRLPDPLLVQVDGGLGVLRGTDLEVIPHGVATADGRLVHASAPDGADTALWRIDAGRGTASERVRLPGRWVPQTVSVDGSRVALTTEAVSVTKERPAGRDVTPVLIADAGGVRQRLRLPGNVVPEAFTSDLAGLFVLEWLPPNAPDRYRVRVVDLATGVPGPLSTRAKAPVPAGAEEEMRGDGRQAVLAPNRAVLYTLYTHQPEHQHTRDRISGRPGSDVHAFVHTLNLEQRWAYCVDLPHPFGEGPTDGHAMAITPDGSRLYVADTTSGTVAEISTEDLTVRRTARLPAGTGPAYAVADGDRLFLGAGAGAGAGAALRTVDLAGLVVTTERPVRDALDGLVLSPDRARLYLAQHGAVTWQDPATGGELGRVAVPGLVGLHGPARPA, from the coding sequence ATGACGAAGGCGACGATCTCGCGGCGCACCCTGCTGACCACGCTTGCCGGTGCGGGCGCCGCCGCGCTGGCCGGCTGCGACCCGACGGGCGCCCCGGCGGCCGGCGGCCGGCTCCCGGACCCGCTGCTCGTCCAGGTCGACGGCGGCCTCGGGGTGCTGCGCGGCACCGACCTGGAGGTGATCCCGCACGGGGTGGCCACCGCCGACGGGCGGCTGGTCCACGCGAGCGCCCCCGACGGCGCCGACACCGCCCTGTGGCGGATCGACGCGGGCCGGGGCACCGCCTCCGAGCGGGTCCGGCTGCCCGGCCGCTGGGTGCCGCAGACGGTCTCCGTCGACGGCAGCCGGGTGGCGCTGACCACCGAGGCGGTCAGCGTCACCAAGGAGCGACCCGCCGGGCGCGACGTGACCCCGGTGCTGATCGCCGACGCCGGTGGCGTCCGGCAACGGCTGCGGCTGCCCGGCAACGTCGTGCCGGAGGCGTTCACCTCGGACCTCGCCGGGCTCTTCGTGCTGGAGTGGCTGCCGCCGAACGCGCCGGACCGGTACCGGGTCCGCGTCGTCGACCTCGCCACCGGTGTCCCCGGCCCGCTCTCCACCCGGGCCAAGGCGCCGGTTCCGGCCGGCGCGGAGGAGGAGATGCGCGGCGACGGACGGCAGGCGGTGCTCGCCCCGAACCGGGCCGTGCTCTACACGCTCTACACCCACCAGCCCGAGCACCAGCACACCCGGGACCGGATCAGCGGCCGGCCGGGCAGCGACGTGCACGCCTTCGTGCACACCCTGAACCTCGAACAACGGTGGGCGTACTGCGTGGACCTGCCGCACCCGTTCGGCGAGGGCCCCACCGACGGTCACGCCATGGCGATCACCCCGGACGGCAGCCGCCTCTACGTCGCCGACACCACCTCCGGCACCGTCGCCGAGATATCCACCGAGGACCTGACCGTACGCCGCACGGCCCGGCTCCCTGCCGGCACCGGCCCGGCGTACGCGGTTGCCGACGGCGATCGGCTGTTCCTCGGTGCCGGTGCCGGTGCCGGTGCCGGTGCCGCGCTGCGGACCGTGGACCTCGCCGGTCTGGTCGTGACCACCGAGCGGCCGGTCCGCGACGCGCTCGACGGTCTCGTCCTCAGCCCCGACCGGGCCCGCCTCTACCTGGCCCAGCACGGCGCGGTGACCTGGCAGGATCCCGCCACGGGTGGCGAGCTCGGCCGGGTCGCCGTGCCCGGCCTGGTGGGGCTGCACGGTCCCGCCCGGCCCGCCTGA
- a CDS encoding carbohydrate ABC transporter permease produces MTVDAAQRPTETAPRPRRRRGIQQTRGYRAFQVANGIILTVVVMVTLYPFVNIVARSMSDEAYIIAGQVNLVPRGFTLDTYKLLMSDSLFWTNYRNTVFYTVTATVISIVMTTCYAYVLSKKQLKGRGALVGIAVFTMFFTGGLIPNYVLVTSLGLKNSVWAIALPNAISVFNLLVMKAFFESLPTELEEAAAVDGLNTYGILLRIVLPLSKAIVATMVLFYAVAFWNSWFAAFLYMDRQELWPVTVYLRNLIAGATGAENVGAITEANEVQAEATLKAVTIVLTTLPILLVYPFVQRYFVRGIMLGAVKG; encoded by the coding sequence GTGACCGTCGACGCCGCCCAGCGGCCCACCGAGACCGCGCCCCGCCCCCGCCGGCGGCGCGGCATCCAGCAGACCCGGGGCTACCGGGCGTTCCAGGTGGCCAACGGGATCATCCTCACCGTGGTGGTGATGGTGACGCTCTACCCGTTCGTCAACATCGTGGCCCGTTCGATGAGCGACGAGGCGTACATCATCGCCGGTCAGGTGAACCTCGTGCCGCGCGGTTTCACCCTGGACACCTACAAGCTGTTGATGTCCGATTCGCTGTTCTGGACGAACTACCGCAACACGGTGTTCTACACGGTCACCGCGACGGTCATCTCGATCGTGATGACCACCTGCTACGCCTACGTGCTGTCCAAGAAGCAGCTCAAGGGACGCGGCGCGCTGGTCGGCATCGCGGTCTTCACCATGTTCTTCACCGGTGGCCTGATCCCCAACTACGTCCTGGTCACCAGCCTGGGCCTGAAGAACAGCGTCTGGGCGATCGCGCTGCCCAACGCCATCAGCGTGTTCAACCTGCTGGTGATGAAGGCGTTCTTCGAGAGCCTGCCGACGGAGTTGGAGGAGGCCGCCGCCGTCGACGGGCTCAACACGTACGGCATCCTGCTGCGGATCGTGCTGCCGCTGTCGAAGGCCATCGTCGCCACGATGGTGCTCTTCTATGCGGTCGCCTTCTGGAACTCCTGGTTCGCCGCATTCCTCTACATGGACCGGCAGGAACTCTGGCCGGTCACCGTGTACCTGCGCAACCTCATCGCCGGTGCCACCGGCGCGGAGAACGTCGGTGCGATCACCGAGGCCAACGAGGTACAGGCCGAGGCGACGCTCAAGGCCGTGACCATCGTGCTCACCACCCTGCCGATCCTCCTGGTCTACCCCTTCGTCCAGCGGTACTTCGTCCGGGGCATCATGCTCGGCGCGGTGAAGGGCTGA
- a CDS encoding roadblock/LC7 domain-containing protein — protein MTPAAATAGDLSRALDGIVDRVPGAQFAVVLSPDGLLLGASRGIDDELATELSSMVCGLQALGLAAARVCGDGELHQVVVQMSRAFLFHATTGNGAVLAVGIDGDAEVGDMAYEVAMFVAQAGPYLPVYLEPAVRGALC, from the coding sequence ATGACCCCTGCCGCGGCCACCGCCGGCGACCTCAGCCGGGCGCTCGACGGCATCGTCGACCGCGTACCGGGCGCACAGTTCGCGGTGGTGCTCTCCCCGGACGGCCTCCTGCTGGGTGCCTCCCGGGGAATCGACGACGAACTCGCCACGGAGCTGTCCAGCATGGTCTGCGGGCTACAGGCCCTGGGCCTGGCCGCCGCCCGGGTGTGCGGCGACGGCGAGCTGCACCAGGTCGTCGTACAGATGTCGCGGGCGTTCCTGTTCCACGCCACCACCGGCAACGGTGCCGTTCTCGCCGTCGGCATCGACGGCGACGCCGAGGTCGGTGACATGGCCTACGAGGTGGCCATGTTCGTGGCCCAGGCCGGCCCGTACCTGCCGGTGTATCTGGAACCGGCCGTCCGTGGCGCACTGTGCTGA
- a CDS encoding carbohydrate ABC transporter permease codes for MSDLDRENVRLATKQSPDLTTGGGGTPVVPPPAGRRARKGIGWPARLEIALMTGPTLLVFLSFVILPVVMAAYYGFFSWQGYGPAEEFVGFRNYLFIFEDGTFIDALQHNGAIVVLSLLLQGPAAILLALLLNRRMRGQTLIRVLVFVPYVIAEVVVGIGWSLMLHGDGFVNTILADLGLAWLQNDWLSDPQIAIWTLMGILTWKYIGFAVILFLAGLQGIPEELTEAAAIDGASYWQTQRRITLPLLGPTIRIWAFLSMIGALQLFDLVYIIWGQYIAATAGTSTMATYMVANGRNAGEYGYGNAVAVVLFFISLIAALIYQRFILRRDTDGAITGGRN; via the coding sequence ATGTCTGATCTGGACCGTGAAAACGTACGGCTCGCGACGAAGCAGTCGCCGGATCTGACGACGGGTGGGGGTGGCACGCCGGTCGTGCCGCCCCCGGCCGGCCGCCGGGCCCGAAAGGGCATCGGCTGGCCCGCCCGGCTGGAGATCGCGCTGATGACAGGGCCGACACTGCTCGTGTTCCTGTCCTTCGTCATCCTCCCCGTCGTCATGGCGGCCTACTACGGCTTCTTCAGCTGGCAGGGGTACGGCCCGGCCGAGGAGTTCGTCGGCTTCCGCAACTACCTGTTCATCTTCGAAGACGGCACGTTCATCGACGCGCTGCAACACAACGGCGCGATCGTGGTGCTGTCGCTGCTGCTCCAGGGGCCGGCGGCGATCCTGCTCGCGCTGCTGCTGAACCGGCGGATGCGGGGGCAGACGCTCATCCGGGTGCTCGTCTTCGTCCCCTACGTGATCGCCGAGGTGGTCGTCGGCATCGGCTGGAGCCTGATGCTGCACGGAGACGGCTTCGTCAACACCATCCTCGCGGACCTGGGGTTGGCCTGGTTGCAGAATGACTGGCTCTCCGACCCGCAGATCGCGATCTGGACGCTGATGGGCATCCTCACCTGGAAGTACATCGGCTTCGCCGTGATCCTCTTCCTCGCCGGGCTACAGGGCATCCCGGAGGAACTGACCGAGGCCGCAGCGATCGACGGAGCATCGTACTGGCAGACCCAACGCCGCATCACGCTGCCACTGCTCGGACCGACGATCCGCATCTGGGCCTTCCTGTCGATGATCGGTGCCCTACAGCTGTTCGACCTGGTCTACATCATCTGGGGGCAGTACATCGCGGCGACGGCGGGGACGTCGACGATGGCCACCTACATGGTGGCCAACGGGCGTAACGCCGGGGAGTACGGGTACGGCAACGCGGTCGCCGTGGTCCTGTTCTTCATCTCGCTCATCGCCGCCCTGATCTACCAGCGGTTCATTCTGCGCCGGGACACCGATGGCGCGATCACCGGAGGGAGGAACTGA
- a CDS encoding extracellular solute-binding protein has protein sequence MSVVLATGVLGTAACGDDSGRNSDGSVTMSFWHNASTGDGQAFWEKTVADFEAANSNVTIEIQAIQNEDLDGKLQTALNSGDAPDVFMQRGGGKMAAMVKAGQLMDITGSITDATRKVISEGSFIAQTIDDKVYAMPVAVLPGGFFYSKDLFAQAGITEPPATLTDLQGAVDKLKAADIQPIALGAKDAWPAAFYYYFFALRECSSTTITETGKTMNFDDPCWLKAGQDVQSFAAAEPFNNGFLTTSAQQGAASSAGLLANHKAAMELMGAWNPGVIASLTPDEKPLPDLGWFPFPSVTGGAGEPGAILGGVDGYSCSAQAPKAECTAFLNYLAETDVQKAYYEAFKAPPVNSEAQAAVTEAHLQSVLAAYNQAPFVSQWLDTVYGQKVGNALNTAVVNMLAGKGDPQGLVDAVKAAAEGP, from the coding sequence GTGTCGGTAGTCCTGGCGACGGGCGTCCTGGGTACGGCCGCCTGTGGCGACGACTCGGGCCGCAACAGCGACGGCTCGGTCACGATGAGCTTCTGGCACAACGCCTCCACCGGCGATGGCCAGGCCTTCTGGGAGAAGACCGTCGCCGACTTCGAGGCCGCCAACTCCAACGTGACGATCGAGATCCAGGCCATCCAGAACGAGGACCTGGACGGCAAGCTCCAGACCGCCCTCAACTCCGGCGACGCCCCCGACGTCTTCATGCAGCGCGGCGGCGGCAAGATGGCCGCGATGGTCAAGGCCGGCCAGCTGATGGACATCACGGGCTCGATCACCGACGCGACCAGGAAGGTCATCTCCGAGGGGTCGTTCATCGCGCAGACGATCGACGACAAGGTCTACGCGATGCCGGTGGCAGTCCTGCCCGGCGGCTTCTTCTACAGCAAGGACCTGTTCGCCCAGGCGGGCATCACCGAGCCACCGGCCACGCTCACCGACCTGCAGGGCGCCGTCGACAAGCTGAAGGCGGCGGACATCCAGCCGATCGCCCTCGGCGCCAAGGACGCCTGGCCGGCCGCCTTCTACTACTACTTCTTCGCGCTCCGCGAGTGCAGCTCCACCACGATCACCGAGACCGGCAAGACCATGAACTTCGACGATCCCTGCTGGCTCAAGGCCGGTCAGGACGTCCAGAGCTTCGCCGCGGCGGAGCCGTTCAACAACGGCTTCCTGACCACGTCGGCCCAGCAGGGCGCGGCCAGCTCGGCCGGTCTGCTGGCCAACCACAAGGCCGCGATGGAGCTCATGGGTGCCTGGAACCCCGGTGTCATCGCCTCGTTGACGCCGGACGAGAAGCCGCTGCCCGACCTGGGCTGGTTCCCCTTCCCCAGCGTCACCGGTGGCGCGGGTGAGCCCGGCGCCATCCTCGGCGGCGTCGACGGATACTCCTGCTCGGCGCAGGCGCCCAAGGCGGAGTGCACCGCCTTCCTGAACTACCTGGCGGAGACCGATGTGCAGAAGGCGTACTACGAGGCCTTCAAGGCACCGCCGGTGAACAGCGAGGCGCAGGCCGCGGTGACCGAGGCGCACCTGCAGTCCGTGCTCGCGGCCTACAACCAGGCGCCGTTCGTCTCGCAGTGGCTCGACACGGTGTACGGGCAGAAGGTCGGCAACGCCCTCAACACCGCCGTGGTCAACATGCTGGCCGGCAAGGGAGACCCGCAGGGCCTCGTCGACGCGGTCAAGGCCGCCGCCGAGGGCCCGTAG
- a CDS encoding alpha-glucuronidase: MTGPHPTDVHPAWLPPEAFRAIGSRNTLVGGDAALVDTVFAEVERACATHGGSVRRGSADTGGPTPELVLTLTPPATGQRAPADLDAAGAARADLDRAGGGPLGPEGYALARHGEVTVVLADEPAGLLYGLFHVVRLGEAAFGPPHPVRVHRPAMRRRMLDHWDNVDVHPVMGQVERGYAGGSIFWRDGRPRRDRTRIRAYARLLAACGVNAVSVNNVNVHATEARLLTERLDDVAEIADELRPYSIRVHLSVTFAAPVVLGGLPTADPLDEAVHAWWAETTRRVYDRIPDFGGYVVKADSEGQPGPFSYGRDHADGANLLAEALAPYGGVVHWRAFVYNHRQDWRDRSTDRARAAFDHFAPLDGRFHDNVLVQVKHGPMDFQTREPVSPVITAMPNTRLAVEFQVTQEYTGQQRHVCYLAPWWSEVLRFGWGDDGRTVAGVAVAGGGLVAVSNVGDDPFWTGHPLAQANLYAFGRLAWEPTLRPETVLDEWIGLTFDPAGGADPELLRRTLHEIMDGSWRGYERYTAPLGVGFMVRPGNHYGPDIDGYEYTPWGTYHFADRDGVGVDRTRATGTGFTGQYPLPWSQVYESLDRCPEELLLFFHHVPYGHVLPSGRTVVQHIYDTHFEGVREVEAMRRRWECLAWLVDPAVHARVTERLAEQLRCAQEWRDQVNAYFHRKSGVPDAHGRRLH, translated from the coding sequence GTGACCGGCCCCCACCCGACCGACGTCCACCCCGCCTGGCTGCCGCCCGAGGCTTTTCGCGCCATCGGCTCCCGGAACACCCTCGTGGGCGGCGACGCCGCCCTGGTCGACACGGTCTTCGCCGAGGTCGAGCGGGCCTGTGCCACGCACGGCGGCAGCGTCCGGCGCGGATCGGCGGATACCGGCGGCCCGACGCCCGAGCTGGTGCTCACCCTCACCCCGCCGGCCACCGGCCAGCGGGCCCCCGCCGACCTCGACGCCGCCGGTGCGGCCCGGGCCGACCTCGACCGCGCCGGGGGCGGACCGCTCGGCCCGGAGGGCTACGCACTGGCCCGCCACGGCGAGGTCACGGTCGTGCTCGCCGACGAACCCGCCGGGCTCCTCTACGGACTGTTCCATGTGGTCCGGCTCGGCGAGGCGGCGTTCGGCCCGCCCCACCCGGTGCGGGTGCACCGCCCGGCGATGCGGCGGCGGATGCTGGACCACTGGGACAACGTCGACGTGCATCCGGTGATGGGGCAGGTCGAGCGCGGCTACGCCGGCGGGTCGATCTTCTGGCGGGACGGCCGTCCCCGGCGGGACCGCACCCGGATACGGGCCTACGCGCGGCTGCTGGCCGCCTGCGGCGTCAACGCCGTCTCGGTGAACAACGTCAACGTGCACGCCACCGAGGCGCGGCTGCTGACCGAGCGGCTGGACGACGTCGCCGAGATCGCCGACGAGCTGCGGCCGTACAGCATCCGGGTGCACCTGTCGGTCACCTTCGCCGCGCCCGTGGTGCTCGGCGGCCTGCCCACCGCCGACCCGCTCGACGAGGCGGTACACGCCTGGTGGGCCGAGACCACCCGCCGGGTGTACGACCGCATCCCCGACTTCGGCGGTTACGTGGTCAAGGCCGACTCGGAGGGCCAGCCGGGCCCGTTCAGCTACGGCCGTGACCACGCCGACGGGGCGAACCTGCTCGCCGAGGCGCTGGCACCGTACGGCGGCGTGGTGCACTGGCGGGCCTTCGTCTACAACCACCGGCAGGACTGGCGCGACCGCTCGACCGACCGCGCCCGAGCCGCCTTCGACCACTTCGCCCCGCTCGACGGCCGCTTCCACGACAACGTCCTGGTGCAGGTCAAGCATGGCCCGATGGATTTCCAGACCCGAGAGCCGGTCTCTCCGGTGATCACCGCGATGCCGAACACCCGGCTGGCGGTCGAGTTCCAGGTGACGCAGGAGTACACCGGCCAGCAGCGGCACGTGTGCTATCTGGCGCCCTGGTGGAGCGAGGTGCTGCGGTTCGGCTGGGGTGACGACGGGCGGACCGTCGCCGGGGTGGCCGTCGCCGGCGGTGGTCTGGTCGCCGTCTCCAACGTGGGCGACGACCCGTTCTGGACCGGGCACCCGCTGGCCCAGGCCAACCTGTACGCCTTCGGCCGGCTCGCCTGGGAGCCGACGCTGCGCCCGGAGACGGTGCTCGACGAGTGGATCGGCCTGACCTTCGACCCGGCGGGCGGCGCCGACCCCGAGCTGTTGCGCCGGACCCTGCACGAGATCATGGACGGCTCCTGGCGCGGCTACGAGCGGTACACCGCGCCGCTGGGCGTGGGCTTCATGGTGCGGCCGGGCAACCACTACGGCCCCGACATCGACGGGTACGAGTACACGCCGTGGGGCACCTACCACTTCGCCGACCGCGACGGTGTGGGCGTGGACCGCACCCGGGCCACCGGCACCGGCTTCACCGGCCAGTACCCGCTGCCCTGGTCGCAGGTGTACGAGTCGCTGGACCGCTGTCCCGAGGAGTTGCTGCTCTTCTTCCACCACGTGCCCTACGGACACGTCCTGCCCAGCGGGCGGACGGTCGTCCAGCACATCTACGACACCCACTTCGAGGGCGTCCGCGAGGTCGAGGCGATGCGCCGGCGGTGGGAGTGTCTCGCCTGGCTGGTCGACCCGGCCGTGCACGCCCGGGTCACCGAGCGGCTGGCCGAGCAGCTGCGCTGCGCCCAGGAGTGGCGTGACCAGGTGAACGCCTACTTCCACCGCAAGTCCGGCGTGCCCGACGCCCATGGCCGCCGGCTGCACTGA
- a CDS encoding RNA polymerase sigma factor — translation MVARHTTAAYRTAVLLGAGSDAEDVVQEAFVKGYRKLSRYRGESSFRSWLLAIVANETRNLHRSRDRRHGLVLRAARVDPGSEIVEDDAVAAILAGERRAALVRALRLLPARDREVIVCRYFLDLSEDETVTMLGWPRGTVKSRTSRALVKLRGLLAVEEVGHG, via the coding sequence CTGGTCGCCCGGCACACCACGGCCGCGTACCGGACCGCGGTGCTGCTCGGCGCGGGTTCGGACGCGGAGGACGTCGTCCAGGAGGCGTTCGTGAAGGGCTACCGAAAGCTGTCCCGCTATCGCGGTGAGTCGTCGTTCCGGTCCTGGCTGCTGGCGATCGTGGCGAACGAGACCCGCAACCTGCACCGTTCGCGGGACCGGCGCCACGGGCTGGTGCTGCGGGCGGCGCGGGTGGACCCGGGCTCGGAGATCGTCGAGGACGACGCCGTCGCGGCGATCCTCGCCGGGGAGCGCCGGGCGGCGCTGGTGCGCGCCCTGCGGCTGCTCCCGGCCAGGGACCGGGAGGTGATCGTCTGCCGGTACTTCCTGGACCTGAGCGAGGACGAGACCGTCACCATGCTGGGCTGGCCGAGGGGCACGGTGAAGTCGCGGACGTCCCGGGCGCTGGTGAAGCTGCGCGGCCTGCTCGCCGTCGAGGAGGTCGGTCATGGATGA
- a CDS encoding DUF624 domain-containing protein: MSTAARRDFGAGPLSRGAALVYSLLVVELLLLLCAAPGLVALFALERHASNLPLVAGCAVPFGPALSAALYALHHQRLDLTDLRPGRLFWRGYRANLAGSLLVWVPMLLWLAVIAVNLVNLPAAGVPRWWPVPLVLVGAGLSVVGVNALVITSLFTFRLRDVLRLAGYFVLRTPVVALGTALLLGAATLLTLVASEAAPAALASVLALALVRGGAPMIAVIREEFVR; encoded by the coding sequence GTGAGCACCGCCGCCCGCCGCGACTTCGGTGCCGGCCCGCTGTCACGGGGCGCCGCGCTGGTCTACTCCCTGCTCGTGGTCGAGCTGCTGCTGCTGCTCTGCGCGGCGCCCGGCCTGGTCGCGCTGTTCGCGCTGGAGCGCCACGCCAGCAACCTGCCGCTGGTCGCCGGCTGCGCGGTGCCGTTCGGCCCGGCGCTGTCCGCCGCGCTGTACGCGCTGCACCACCAGCGCCTCGACCTGACCGACCTGCGCCCGGGGCGGCTGTTCTGGCGCGGCTACCGGGCCAACCTGGCCGGCTCGCTGCTGGTCTGGGTGCCGATGCTGCTGTGGCTGGCCGTCATCGCGGTCAACCTGGTCAACCTGCCGGCGGCCGGGGTGCCCCGCTGGTGGCCGGTGCCGCTGGTGCTGGTCGGCGCCGGGCTGTCCGTGGTCGGCGTCAACGCGCTGGTCATCACCTCGCTGTTCACGTTCCGGCTGCGCGACGTGCTCCGGCTCGCCGGCTACTTCGTGCTGCGTACCCCCGTGGTCGCCCTCGGCACCGCGTTGCTGCTGGGCGCCGCGACGCTGCTGACGCTGGTCGCCTCGGAGGCGGCGCCGGCGGCGCTCGCCTCGGTGCTGGCGTTGGCCCTGGTCCGCGGCGGCGCACCGATGATCGCCGTCATCCGGGAGGAGTTCGTGCGATGA
- a CDS encoding DUF2267 domain-containing protein has product MPEGLRAYAFAPHPDAERFGLDVFVQRVGGRADVAPDLAVTGIRAVFDTIRDAVTAAEYDDVIAFLPAELWQVANPAPPYDGQRDRG; this is encoded by the coding sequence TTGCCCGAGGGGCTGCGGGCGTACGCGTTCGCGCCGCACCCCGACGCCGAGCGGTTCGGTCTCGACGTGTTCGTGCAGCGGGTCGGTGGCCGGGCGGACGTGGCGCCGGACCTGGCCGTCACCGGCATCCGCGCGGTCTTCGACACCATCCGCGATGCCGTCACCGCCGCGGAGTACGACGACGTCATCGCGTTCCTGCCCGCGGAGTTGTGGCAGGTGGCGAACCCGGCCCCGCCGTACGACGGACAGCGCGACCGCGGTTAG
- a CDS encoding ABC transporter substrate-binding protein, whose translation MFRRSWRHAAAATAALFALTSITACSDDPADAEDLSGNRAGAMENYAAGTQFKATEPLSFSVLYNNHPNYPLKEDWLFWTELTSRTNVSLEKVAVPLSDYNQKRSLLIGAGDAPLLIPKTYPPDVHAYVSSGAILPISDYLDLMPNLKDKIEKWNLKPEIDTLRQQDGKFYLLPGLHEKAWHDYSLAVRTDILEELNLEVPKTWDDVYTMLKAMKAAYPDVYPFSDRWSQPNPAGNLLNLLAVSYGLEGAGWNFQHVSWNAQAQQFEYTGATEQYKQMLQYLNKLVSEKLLDPESFTQTDDLARQKLANGKSFVISANAQAVVNEYRPDLAATNPKAKITKIPLPIGPAGEINPASRLENGMMISSRARDSENFVAMMQFVDWLWYSDAGQEFAKWGVEGTTFVKDAAGKHTLAPDVNVIGLNPDAPKHLQKDFGFYNGVFAYGGKPELVQAFFSPEEQEFQQVMNARAPKAVPPPYPLNDEEREQVSLWETPLKDYVYQATLQFVLGQRDFAQWDAYVAELKSKNMDTYLETVNNAHKRFQENT comes from the coding sequence ATGTTCCGCAGATCGTGGCGCCATGCGGCGGCAGCCACCGCCGCGCTGTTTGCCCTCACCAGCATCACCGCCTGTAGCGACGACCCGGCCGACGCGGAGGACCTGTCGGGGAACCGGGCCGGCGCGATGGAGAACTACGCCGCCGGTACGCAGTTCAAGGCCACCGAGCCGCTCTCCTTCTCCGTCCTCTACAACAACCACCCCAACTATCCGCTCAAGGAGGACTGGCTGTTCTGGACGGAGTTGACGTCCCGGACGAACGTCAGCCTCGAAAAGGTCGCCGTGCCACTGAGCGACTACAACCAGAAGCGCAGCCTGCTCATCGGTGCCGGTGACGCCCCGCTGCTCATCCCGAAGACCTACCCACCGGACGTGCACGCGTACGTCTCCTCGGGGGCGATCCTGCCGATCAGCGACTACCTCGATCTGATGCCGAACCTCAAGGACAAGATCGAGAAGTGGAACCTCAAGCCGGAGATCGACACGCTGCGCCAGCAGGACGGCAAGTTCTACCTGCTGCCGGGCCTGCACGAGAAGGCGTGGCACGACTACTCCCTGGCGGTCCGCACCGACATCCTCGAGGAGCTGAACCTGGAGGTGCCGAAGACCTGGGACGACGTCTACACCATGCTCAAGGCGATGAAGGCGGCCTACCCGGACGTCTACCCGTTCTCCGACCGGTGGAGCCAGCCCAACCCGGCCGGTAACCTGCTGAACCTGCTGGCCGTGTCGTACGGCCTGGAGGGCGCGGGCTGGAACTTCCAGCACGTCAGCTGGAACGCCCAGGCGCAGCAGTTCGAGTACACCGGCGCCACCGAGCAGTACAAGCAGATGTTGCAGTACCTCAACAAGCTGGTCTCGGAGAAGCTGCTCGACCCGGAGAGCTTCACCCAGACCGACGACCTGGCCCGGCAGAAGCTCGCCAACGGCAAGTCCTTCGTGATCAGCGCGAACGCCCAGGCCGTGGTGAACGAATACCGGCCGGACCTGGCGGCGACCAACCCGAAGGCGAAGATCACCAAGATCCCGCTGCCGATCGGCCCGGCCGGTGAGATCAACCCCGCCAGCCGCCTGGAGAACGGCATGATGATCTCGTCGAGGGCCCGCGACAGCGAGAACTTCGTGGCGATGATGCAGTTCGTCGACTGGCTGTGGTATTCGGACGCTGGCCAGGAGTTCGCCAAGTGGGGCGTCGAGGGCACCACCTTCGTCAAGGACGCCGCCGGCAAGCACACCCTCGCCCCCGACGTCAACGTCATCGGCCTGAACCCCGACGCGCCCAAGCACCTGCAGAAGGACTTCGGCTTCTACAACGGCGTGTTCGCCTACGGCGGCAAGCCCGAGCTGGTGCAGGCGTTCTTCTCCCCGGAGGAGCAGGAGTTCCAGCAGGTGATGAACGCGCGGGCGCCGAAGGCGGTGCCGCCGCCGTACCCGCTCAACGACGAGGAGCGGGAGCAGGTGTCGCTCTGGGAGACCCCGCTGAAGGACTACGTCTACCAGGCCACACTCCAGTTCGTTCTCGGGCAGCGTGACTTCGCCCAGTGGGACGCGTACGTGGCGGAGTTGAAGAGCAAGAACATGGACACCTACCTGGAGACGGTCAACAACGCGCACAAGCGCTTCCAGGAGAACACCTAG